The following are from one region of the Stenotrophomonas lactitubi genome:
- a CDS encoding YqhG/Tai3 family protein has translation MRKTGMLVIVSLLLAPAVQAAPACQQPADVARAFFEATTGKGDLLQPPQALVSAAFAKSLHAERACQMREEGICTIDSDPWLDAQDGDIDGPVRYSWKQASATAGQVEMRYSVWNKAYVTRLPMVRKGEGCWQVDDILTNSGRSVRRILAQPVP, from the coding sequence ATGCGAAAGACAGGGATGTTGGTGATCGTCAGCCTGCTGTTGGCCCCCGCCGTGCAGGCTGCGCCTGCCTGCCAGCAACCGGCCGACGTAGCACGGGCCTTCTTCGAAGCGACCACCGGCAAGGGCGATCTGCTGCAGCCGCCGCAGGCACTGGTCAGCGCGGCATTTGCCAAGTCGCTGCACGCCGAGCGTGCCTGCCAGATGCGCGAAGAGGGCATCTGCACGATCGATTCCGATCCGTGGCTGGACGCGCAGGACGGGGATATCGACGGCCCCGTGCGCTACAGCTGGAAGCAGGCGTCAGCCACGGCGGGCCAGGTCGAGATGCGCTACTCGGTTTGGAACAAGGCCTACGTGACGAGGTTGCCGATGGTGCGCAAGGGCGAGGGCTGCTGGCAGGTCGATGACATCCTCACCAACAGTGGCCGCTCGGTGCGCAGGATCCTGGCCCAGCCGGTGCCCTGA